A genome region from Ottowia testudinis includes the following:
- the lysS gene encoding lysine--tRNA ligase, whose protein sequence is MNQPAAPQAPEAPDENKLIAERREKLKGLREVQTGGGAIAFPNDFKPKDRAAQLHQAHAAIEKEAFEAGIAAGKAINASIAGRMMLKRVMGKASFATLQDATGRMQVYITKDVGEATYEAFKHWDLGDIVAVEGHMFRTGKGELSIHATSIRLLTKSLRPLPDKFHGMQDQELKYRQRYVDLIMDEAARARFAARSATLSAMRSFMTGHGFMEVETPMLHPIPGGANAKPFVTHHNALDQQMYLRIAPELYLKRLIVGGFERVFEINRSFRNEGISVRHNPEFTMMEFYAAYWNYQDLMRFTEDLLRDTAQKAVGSLQLSYQGREVDLSQPFKRMTIREAIHAHTDIGAHVDDAAELISRLKKLGLSEEKDRLSQRSLPSLQVLYFEEAVESELWAPTFIMEHPTEISPLARANDARPEVTERFELYITGREMANGFSELNDAEDQAARFAAQAGAKDAGDDEAMFYDADFIRALEYGMPPTGGCGVGIDRFMMLLTDSPSIRDVILFPALRNEA, encoded by the coding sequence ATGAATCAACCCGCCGCCCCGCAAGCACCCGAAGCCCCAGACGAAAACAAACTCATCGCCGAGCGGCGCGAAAAACTCAAGGGCCTGCGCGAGGTGCAGACGGGCGGCGGCGCCATCGCCTTCCCCAACGATTTCAAGCCCAAGGACCGCGCAGCGCAGCTCCATCAAGCGCACGCAGCTATCGAAAAAGAAGCGTTCGAGGCCGGCATCGCCGCCGGCAAGGCGATCAACGCCAGCATCGCCGGCCGCATGATGCTCAAGCGCGTGATGGGCAAGGCCAGCTTTGCCACGCTGCAAGACGCGACCGGCCGCATGCAGGTCTACATCACCAAAGACGTCGGCGAGGCGACTTACGAGGCCTTCAAGCACTGGGATCTGGGCGACATCGTGGCGGTGGAAGGCCACATGTTCCGCACCGGCAAGGGCGAGCTGTCGATCCACGCCACCTCGATCCGCCTGCTGACCAAGAGCCTGCGCCCGCTGCCCGACAAGTTCCACGGCATGCAGGATCAGGAACTCAAGTACCGCCAGCGCTATGTCGACCTGATCATGGACGAGGCAGCGCGCGCGCGCTTTGCCGCCCGCAGCGCCACGCTGTCGGCCATGCGCAGTTTCATGACGGGCCACGGCTTCATGGAAGTCGAAACGCCCATGCTCCACCCGATTCCGGGCGGCGCCAACGCCAAGCCCTTCGTCACCCACCACAACGCGCTCGATCAGCAGATGTACCTGCGCATCGCGCCCGAGCTGTACCTCAAGCGCCTGATCGTCGGCGGCTTCGAGCGCGTGTTCGAAATCAACCGCAGCTTTCGCAACGAAGGCATCAGCGTGCGGCACAACCCCGAGTTCACCATGATGGAGTTCTACGCTGCGTATTGGAACTACCAGGACTTGATGCGCTTCACCGAGGATTTGCTGCGCGACACGGCGCAAAAGGCGGTGGGTTCGCTGCAGCTGTCTTACCAGGGCCGCGAAGTCGATTTGAGCCAGCCCTTCAAGCGCATGACCATCCGCGAGGCGATCCACGCGCACACCGACATCGGCGCGCACGTCGATGATGCGGCCGAACTCATCAGCCGCCTGAAAAAGCTGGGCCTGAGCGAAGAAAAAGACCGCCTGAGCCAGCGCAGCCTGCCCAGCTTGCAGGTGCTGTATTTCGAGGAAGCCGTGGAAAGCGAGCTTTGGGCGCCCACCTTCATCATGGAGCACCCGACCGAGATTAGCCCGCTGGCGCGCGCCAACGATGCGCGCCCCGAGGTGACCGAGCGCTTTGAGCTCTACATCACCGGGCGCGAAATGGCGAACGGCTTTTCAGAACTGAACGACGCGGAAGATCAAGCCGCCCGCTTTGCCGCCCAGGCAGGCGCCAAGGACGCGGGCGACGACGAAGCCATGTTCTACGACGCCGACTTCATCCGCGCGCTCGAATACGGCATGCCCCCCACCGGCGGCTGCGGCGTGGGCATCGACCGCTTCATGATGCTGCTGACGGATTCGCCGAGCATTCGGGATGTGATTTTGTTTCCGGCGCTGCGGAATGAGGCTTGA
- a CDS encoding type II toxin-antitoxin system RelE/ParE family toxin — translation MSMATLRMRAEAAQDVDDAIAHYLTVSDSPVAALGFIDALETALIHIRRQPGTGTPRYAHELEILGLRCWFLTRYPYAVFYFEQGGDVIDVWRVLHAQTNIPDWLRPG, via the coding sequence ATGAGCATGGCCACGCTGCGTATGCGCGCCGAGGCGGCGCAGGACGTGGACGATGCCATAGCCCATTACCTGACAGTCAGCGACTCGCCGGTCGCTGCGTTGGGTTTTATTGACGCGCTGGAGACGGCGTTGATCCACATCCGTCGCCAGCCGGGCACGGGCACTCCGCGCTATGCACACGAACTGGAGATTCTGGGCCTGCGTTGCTGGTTTCTCACGCGCTACCCTTACGCGGTGTTTTATTTCGAGCAGGGCGGTGATGTCATTGACGTCTGGCGCGTGCTGCATGCGCAGACGAATATTCCTGACTGGCTGCGGCCCGGATGA
- a CDS encoding ribbon-helix-helix domain-containing protein, translating into MSTMNISLPEPMKEFIDTQVTTRGFGTSSEYVRQLIRKEQERQQLRELLLAGAASDVMAEANAAYFDALRQRALAVSNTKP; encoded by the coding sequence ATGAGCACCATGAATATCTCATTGCCTGAGCCGATGAAGGAGTTCATCGACACCCAAGTGACGACGCGCGGTTTTGGCACCAGCAGCGAATATGTGCGTCAACTCATCCGCAAGGAACAGGAGCGCCAACAATTGCGTGAGCTGCTGTTGGCCGGCGCAGCCTCTGATGTGATGGCGGAGGCCAATGCCGCCTACTTTGACGCATTGAGGCAGCGCGCCCTGGCGGTCAGCAACACAAAACCATGA
- a CDS encoding AMP-binding protein gives MAATDSAAFIQARDFLLKHRADYATAYRDFRWPQLTSFNWALDHFDAMARGNDATALHIVEEDGRETRRSFAELSARSNQVANWLRAQGVQRGDRVLLMLGNELALWELMLACIKLGAVMIPATMLLTPDDLQDRLERGNVRHVVVASEHAAKFAQLAGRYTRIAVGAPVEGWLNFADSAQAPGGFTPDGPTQATDPLLLYFTSGTTSKPKLVLHTHQSYPVGHLSTMYWIGLQPGDVHLNISSPGWAKHAWSCFFAPWNAGATIFIFNYARFSAPALLEALQKHKVTSLCAPPTVWRMLIQEDLGVWRGKLALREVIGAGEPLNPEIIDQVQTAWGLTLRDGFGQTETTAQIGNPPGQPVKPGSMGRPLPGYEVVLLDVDDNPAAEGEVALNLAVRPLGLMVGYEDDAGKTADVMRQGCYRTGDTATRDADGYITFVGRADDVFKASDYRISPFELESVLIEHPAVTEVAIVPSPDPVRLAVPKAFVTLAAGQHPSAELAQEILAFARERLAPYKRVRRIEFVHELPKTISGKIRRVQMRKSEHERNDGAGRGEFEFFEEDFPGLKG, from the coding sequence ATGGCCGCCACCGACAGCGCCGCCTTCATCCAGGCGCGCGATTTCTTGCTCAAGCACCGAGCCGACTACGCCACCGCGTACCGCGACTTTCGCTGGCCGCAGCTGACATCGTTCAACTGGGCGCTCGACCACTTCGACGCCATGGCGCGCGGCAACGACGCCACCGCCTTGCACATCGTCGAGGAAGACGGCCGCGAGACCAGGCGCAGCTTCGCCGAGCTCAGTGCGCGCTCCAATCAGGTGGCCAACTGGCTGCGTGCCCAGGGCGTCCAACGCGGCGACCGGGTCCTGCTGATGCTGGGCAACGAGCTGGCGCTGTGGGAGCTGATGCTGGCGTGCATCAAGCTCGGCGCGGTGATGATCCCCGCCACCATGCTGCTCACACCTGACGATCTGCAAGACCGGCTGGAGCGCGGCAACGTGCGCCACGTGGTGGTGGCCAGCGAACACGCGGCCAAGTTCGCGCAGCTGGCCGGCCGCTACACCCGCATCGCCGTCGGCGCGCCGGTGGAGGGCTGGCTGAACTTCGCCGATTCAGCGCAGGCCCCAGGCGGCTTTACCCCCGACGGCCCCACCCAGGCCACCGATCCACTGCTGCTGTACTTCACCAGCGGCACCACCAGCAAGCCCAAGCTGGTGCTGCACACCCACCAGAGCTACCCGGTGGGGCACCTCAGCACCATGTATTGGATCGGGCTGCAGCCGGGCGATGTGCACCTGAACATTTCATCGCCCGGCTGGGCCAAGCATGCGTGGAGCTGCTTCTTCGCGCCGTGGAACGCGGGCGCCACCATCTTCATCTTCAATTACGCGCGCTTCTCCGCGCCAGCGCTGCTGGAGGCGCTACAAAAACACAAGGTCACCAGCCTGTGCGCGCCGCCCACGGTGTGGCGCATGCTGATCCAGGAAGACCTGGGCGTGTGGCGCGGCAAGCTGGCGCTGCGCGAGGTAATCGGCGCCGGCGAGCCGCTCAACCCCGAAATCATCGACCAAGTGCAAACCGCCTGGGGCCTGACCCTGCGCGACGGTTTTGGCCAGACCGAGACCACGGCGCAGATCGGCAACCCGCCCGGCCAGCCCGTCAAGCCGGGCAGCATGGGGCGGCCGCTGCCCGGTTACGAGGTGGTGCTGCTGGATGTGGACGACAACCCCGCCGCCGAAGGCGAAGTGGCCCTCAACCTGGCGGTGCGCCCGCTGGGGCTGATGGTCGGCTACGAAGACGACGCGGGCAAGACCGCCGACGTCATGCGCCAGGGCTGCTACCGCACCGGCGACACCGCCACGCGCGACGCCGACGGCTACATCACCTTCGTCGGCCGCGCCGACGACGTGTTCAAGGCCAGCGACTACCGCATCAGCCCGTTCGAGCTGGAAAGCGTGCTGATCGAGCACCCGGCCGTCACTGAAGTGGCCATCGTGCCCAGCCCCGACCCGGTGCGGCTGGCCGTGCCCAAGGCGTTTGTCACGCTGGCGGCGGGACAGCACCCTTCGGCCGAGCTGGCGCAGGAAATCTTGGCTTTTGCGCGCGAACGCCTGGCGCCCTACAAGCGCGTGCGCCGCATCGAGTTCGTGCACGAATTGCCCAAGACGATCAGCGGCAAGATCCGGCGCGTGCAGATGCGCAAATCGGAGCACGAGCGCAACGATGGTGCTGGGCGCGGGGAGTTCGAGTTCTTTGAGGAGGACTTCCCGGGGCTCAAGGGCTGA
- the nagZ gene encoding beta-N-acetylhexosaminidase, whose translation MQHAPLLIDIAGTALTNDDRRRLAHPLVGGLILFARNWQNRARLTELTAGIKRLRPDLLICVDHEGGRVQRFRTDGFTHLPPMRALGDLWMQDALRAQDAATACGYVLASELRACGVDFSFTPVLDLDWGPSGVIGDRAFHADARVVTMLAKSLAHGLLRAGMAHCGKHFPGHGFTAADSHTDAPRDARPLKTILAHDAAPYDWLGSTLTAVMPAHVVYTKVDSRPAGFSARWLQAILRGRLGFGGAIVSDDLSMEGARRLAGRTLTPTGAVLTALDAGCDMALLCNQSLGNGSVIDDTIDGLARAQLDGRWQPRPASEARRLALLPATSALDWDTLMRTPDYLRALALVP comes from the coding sequence ATGCAGCACGCCCCCCTCCTCATCGACATCGCCGGTACCGCGTTGACGAACGATGACCGCCGGCGCTTGGCGCATCCGCTGGTCGGCGGCCTGATCCTGTTCGCGCGCAACTGGCAAAACCGCGCGCGGCTGACCGAACTCACCGCCGGCATCAAGCGGCTGCGGCCCGACCTGCTGATCTGCGTCGACCACGAAGGCGGCCGCGTGCAGCGCTTTCGCACCGACGGCTTCACGCACCTGCCGCCCATGCGCGCATTGGGCGATTTGTGGATGCAGGACGCCCTGCGCGCGCAAGATGCGGCAACCGCTTGCGGCTACGTACTCGCGTCCGAGCTGCGCGCCTGCGGGGTCGATTTTTCCTTCACGCCCGTGCTGGATCTCGACTGGGGCCCGAGCGGGGTCATCGGCGACCGCGCTTTTCACGCCGATGCCCGAGTGGTGACCATGTTGGCCAAAAGCCTGGCGCACGGTCTGCTGCGCGCCGGCATGGCGCATTGCGGCAAGCACTTTCCTGGCCATGGCTTCACCGCCGCCGACTCGCACACCGACGCGCCGCGCGACGCGCGACCGTTGAAGACCATCCTGGCCCACGATGCCGCGCCCTACGATTGGCTGGGCAGCACGCTCACCGCCGTCATGCCAGCGCATGTGGTCTACACCAAGGTCGACAGCCGCCCGGCTGGTTTTTCGGCACGCTGGCTGCAGGCCATTCTGCGCGGGCGGCTGGGCTTTGGCGGCGCCATCGTCAGCGACGACCTCAGCATGGAAGGCGCACGCCGCTTGGCTGGCCGCACGCTCACACCCACCGGCGCCGTGCTGACCGCGCTGGACGCCGGTTGCGACATGGCCTTGCTGTGCAACCAGTCGCTGGGCAACGGCAGCGTGATCGACGACACCATCGACGGCCTGGCCCGTGCACAGCTTGATGGCCGTTGGCAACCCCGGCCAGCCAGTGAGGCTCGCCGGCTCGCGCTGCTGCCCGCCACGTCCGCCCTCGACTGGGACACGCTGATGCGCACGCCCGACTACCTGCGCGCTCTGGCGCTGGTGCCGTGA
- the acpS gene encoding holo-ACP synthase, producing the protein MIHGIGTDICDIRRIRASFERHGERFAHKILADGELAVWRRRGARWPERGVRYLATRFSAKEAFSKAIGLGMRLPMHWRLCEIANRTSGEPCIVLHGGLQDWFDAQHLIAHISITDESEYAASFCVVEKVVQGSR; encoded by the coding sequence ATGATCCACGGCATCGGCACCGACATCTGCGACATCCGCCGCATCCGCGCCAGTTTCGAGCGGCACGGCGAGCGCTTCGCCCACAAAATTCTGGCCGATGGCGAACTGGCCGTCTGGCGTCGGCGCGGCGCGCGCTGGCCCGAGCGCGGCGTGCGCTATCTGGCCACACGTTTTTCGGCCAAGGAGGCGTTTAGCAAAGCCATCGGCCTGGGGATGCGCTTGCCCATGCACTGGCGGCTGTGCGAGATCGCCAACCGGACCAGCGGGGAGCCCTGCATCGTGCTGCACGGCGGCCTGCAGGACTGGTTCGACGCACAGCACCTGATCGCCCACATCAGCATCACAGACGAGAGCGAATACGCCGCGAGCTTTTGCGTGGTCGAGAAGGTCGTGCAAGGTTCTAGATAA
- a CDS encoding 2'-5' RNA ligase family protein, whose translation MTDALYVVAFPVLTASAQSALEAVRRLHDPQVDVVQPHVTLVFSQIVDVDQAAREMLRVSSGLRPCQAVFRRAMPWWTGSGPAHVFLVPDEGFSSLGSWHDALHASTSVFAPARRLDIPFVPHMTLGAAPNAAAAGAMASEWNAHQPPIEAMFDHLILGCLQQVSEPRFNTLASAPVGLHP comes from the coding sequence ATGACCGACGCACTGTACGTCGTCGCTTTCCCCGTCCTCACCGCATCTGCACAATCCGCGCTTGAGGCTGTGCGGCGCCTGCACGACCCGCAGGTCGACGTCGTGCAGCCGCACGTGACGCTCGTGTTCTCGCAAATCGTCGATGTGGATCAGGCCGCGCGCGAAATGCTTCGGGTTTCAAGTGGGCTTCGCCCGTGCCAGGCGGTATTTCGGCGCGCCATGCCGTGGTGGACAGGTTCCGGGCCAGCGCATGTTTTTCTGGTGCCGGATGAAGGATTCAGCAGCTTGGGGAGTTGGCATGATGCGCTGCATGCGTCCACCAGCGTATTTGCCCCCGCGCGGCGGCTTGATATTCCCTTTGTGCCGCATATGACGCTCGGCGCCGCCCCCAACGCGGCGGCGGCTGGCGCAATGGCGTCCGAATGGAACGCCCACCAGCCACCGATCGAAGCCATGTTCGATCACCTCATCCTAGGATGCCTTCAGCAAGTGTCAGAGCCACGCTTTAACACGCTTGCATCGGCACCCGTCGGCCTGCACCCATGA
- a CDS encoding pyridoxine 5'-phosphate synthase — protein MNHTQLSVNVNKVALVRNTRHLGIPSVTRAAELCLQAGAHGITVHPRPDERHIRAPDVRELAALMQRWPGREYNIEGNPTQNLMDFIREVRPAQATFVPDSEDQFTSDHGWTLGDAAVRGRLRPLVDECRRLGVRVSLFMDPDPALMVWAAEVGADRVELYTEPYAAAWGQPAARQQQLIAYAGAAQAALTNGLGVNAGHDLNRDNLTDFLRAVPGVAEVSIGHALIADALELGYAATVRDYLRCINEADRQP, from the coding sequence GTGAACCACACCCAACTCTCCGTCAACGTCAACAAGGTCGCCCTGGTGCGCAACACGCGCCACCTGGGCATCCCCAGCGTCACGCGCGCGGCCGAGCTGTGCCTGCAGGCCGGCGCCCACGGCATCACCGTGCATCCGCGTCCCGACGAGCGCCACATCCGCGCGCCCGACGTGCGCGAACTGGCCGCCCTGATGCAGCGCTGGCCGGGTCGCGAATACAACATCGAGGGCAACCCGACGCAGAACCTGATGGACTTCATCCGCGAAGTGCGCCCCGCGCAAGCCACTTTCGTGCCCGACAGCGAAGACCAGTTCACCAGCGACCATGGCTGGACGCTGGGCGACGCGGCGGTGCGCGGCCGCTTGCGTCCGCTGGTGGACGAATGCCGGCGGCTGGGCGTGCGCGTCAGCTTGTTCATGGATCCCGATCCGGCGCTGATGGTCTGGGCCGCCGAAGTCGGCGCCGACCGCGTTGAGCTGTACACCGAACCCTATGCCGCTGCTTGGGGCCAGCCCGCCGCGCGCCAGCAGCAGCTCATCGCGTATGCCGGTGCCGCCCAAGCCGCACTCACCAATGGCTTGGGCGTCAACGCCGGGCATGACCTCAACCGCGACAACCTCACCGACTTTTTGCGCGCCGTGCCCGGCGTGGCCGAGGTTTCCATCGGCCACGCGCTCATCGCCGATGCATTGGAGCTGGGCTACGCCGCGACGGTGCGCGACTACCTGCGCTGCATCAATGAGGCGGATCGCCAGCCATGA
- the recO gene encoding DNA repair protein RecO: protein MGAVVKRVTHEPGYVLHRYDWSESSVIVEAFTRAHGRVALVAKGAKRPSSNFRPVLLPLQQLSLNWGGDAEIRTLRGAEWGGGQVMPTGDALLSGYYANELLMRLLAREDAHPRLFDAYAALVHVLASGQTEPLVAAALRTFELLLLRETGHLPALDAQTLTFAPLATDAAYRLVPEGGLRAAHADDGAWLAGAHWQALTGALADEAPFSATLQAVAQLPGDARASLRQQLRELLHYHCGVGTLRTRQLLMDIQALS, encoded by the coding sequence CTGGGAGCGGTTGTGAAGCGAGTCACCCACGAACCGGGCTACGTGCTGCACCGCTACGACTGGAGCGAATCCAGCGTCATCGTGGAAGCTTTCACGCGCGCCCATGGCCGCGTCGCGCTGGTGGCCAAGGGCGCCAAGCGGCCGTCGTCCAATTTTCGTCCCGTGCTATTACCTTTGCAGCAGCTTTCGCTGAACTGGGGCGGAGACGCGGAGATTCGAACTCTTAGAGGCGCCGAGTGGGGCGGTGGCCAGGTCATGCCCACCGGCGATGCATTGCTGTCGGGGTATTACGCCAACGAACTGCTCATGCGCCTGCTGGCGCGCGAAGATGCCCACCCGCGCCTGTTCGACGCCTACGCCGCGCTGGTGCATGTGCTGGCGTCCGGCCAGACCGAGCCGCTGGTGGCGGCCGCGCTGCGCACGTTCGAGCTGCTGCTGTTGCGCGAAACCGGCCACCTGCCCGCGCTCGACGCGCAAACCCTCACCTTCGCGCCGCTCGCCACCGACGCGGCTTATCGGCTTGTGCCCGAAGGTGGCCTGCGTGCGGCGCACGCCGACGACGGCGCGTGGCTGGCCGGCGCCCATTGGCAGGCGCTGACCGGTGCGTTGGCGGATGAGGCGCCGTTCTCCGCCACCTTGCAGGCCGTTGCCCAACTGCCCGGCGACGCGCGCGCGAGCCTGCGCCAGCAGCTGCGCGAGCTGCTCCACTACCATTGCGGCGTCGGCACGCTGCGCACGCGGCAGTTGCTGATGGACATACAGGCCCTGTCGTGA
- a CDS encoding pyrimidine dimer DNA glycosylase/endonuclease V — MRIWTLHPRHLDPQGLVALWRETLLAQAVLAGRTRGYTRHPQLQRFAEHAEPLDALGAYLTAVAAEAQARSYRFDASKIDRPSTQAEPIAATTGQIEHEWRHLGAKLAVRNPDWHARWAAAGQPSAHPLFTLVPGPVQGWERL, encoded by the coding sequence ATGCGCATCTGGACGCTGCACCCGCGCCACCTCGATCCGCAGGGCTTGGTCGCGCTGTGGCGCGAGACGCTGTTGGCGCAGGCCGTTCTGGCCGGCCGCACGCGCGGCTACACGCGCCACCCGCAACTGCAGCGCTTTGCCGAACACGCTGAGCCGCTGGATGCGCTGGGCGCTTATCTGACGGCCGTGGCGGCCGAGGCGCAGGCGCGCAGCTACCGCTTCGATGCCAGCAAGATCGACCGCCCATCGACGCAGGCCGAGCCCATTGCCGCCACCACCGGCCAGATCGAGCACGAATGGCGCCATCTGGGCGCCAAGCTGGCCGTCCGCAACCCCGACTGGCACGCGCGTTGGGCGGCAGCCGGTCAGCCGTCAGCGCACCCGCTGTTCACGCTGGTGCCCGGTCCGGTGCAGGGCTGGGAGCGGTTGTGA
- the era gene encoding GTPase Era: protein MNTPENIAAADDPESAGGHLNPEKPVVDGLPAQRCGVIAIVGKPNVGKSTLLNALVGQKISITSRKAQTTRHRITGIRTLPDGQGGGTQFIFVDTPGFQTRHSKALNKSLNRTVLGAIDGVDLVLFVVEAGSFTLGDAKVLALLRPDTPTLLVANKLDTVHRRAEIAPWLRDMQQRHPFAEFVPMSAKNPKDVQRLLQICERYLPEQPWWYGEDELTDKSEKFLAGEVVREKLFRLTGDELPYTSTVVIEQFKEEKSKQHGRMVRIAATIVVERDGHKAMVIGDKGERLKRIGTEARQELEKLMDCKMFLELWVKVRSGWADDEARVRSFGYE from the coding sequence ATGAATACTCCTGAAAACATAGCTGCTGCCGATGATCCAGAAAGCGCTGGCGGCCACCTGAATCCTGAAAAACCAGTCGTCGACGGCCTGCCGGCCCAGCGCTGCGGTGTGATCGCCATCGTCGGCAAACCCAACGTGGGCAAGTCCACGCTGCTCAATGCGCTGGTCGGGCAGAAGATCAGCATCACCAGCCGCAAGGCGCAGACCACGCGCCACCGCATCACCGGGATCCGCACGTTGCCTGACGGGCAGGGGGGCGGCACCCAGTTCATCTTTGTCGATACCCCTGGCTTTCAAACGCGGCACAGCAAGGCACTGAACAAATCGCTCAACCGCACGGTGCTGGGCGCCATCGATGGGGTTGATCTGGTGCTTTTCGTGGTCGAGGCCGGCAGCTTCACCCTGGGGGATGCCAAGGTGTTGGCCCTGCTGCGGCCCGACACCCCCACGCTGCTGGTGGCCAACAAGCTCGACACCGTTCACCGCCGCGCCGAAATCGCCCCCTGGCTGCGCGATATGCAGCAGCGCCACCCTTTCGCCGAGTTCGTGCCTATGTCGGCCAAGAACCCGAAGGACGTGCAGCGCCTGCTGCAAATTTGCGAGCGCTACCTGCCCGAGCAGCCCTGGTGGTACGGCGAGGACGAGCTGACCGACAAGAGCGAGAAGTTCCTTGCCGGCGAGGTGGTGCGCGAGAAGCTGTTCCGCCTGACTGGCGACGAGCTGCCCTACACCTCCACCGTCGTCATCGAGCAGTTCAAGGAAGAAAAGAGCAAGCAACATGGCCGCATGGTGCGCATTGCCGCCACCATCGTGGTCGAGCGTGACGGCCACAAGGCCATGGTGATCGGCGACAAGGGCGAACGCCTCAAGCGCATCGGCACCGAAGCGCGGCAAGAGCTGGAAAAGCTCATGGACTGCAAGATGTTCCTCGAGCTCTGGGTCAAGGTGCGCAGCGGCTGGGCCGACGACGAGGCGCGCGTGCGCAGCTTCGGCTACGAATAG
- the rnc gene encoding ribonuclease III, translating to MSAPITLQTLQSRLQHRFSRPLLLEQALTHRSFSADHNERLEFLGDSVLNLAVAHMLYQALGSGAEGDLSRLRAQLVRQDSLHHLAMDLGFAPLLRLGEGEMRSGGQRRPSILADALEAIIGAVYLDAGPMVADALVRRLFERVEISPATSAAAKDAKTALQEWLQGRKMRLPQYEVSRVLGAAHRQTFEVVCQVAPLGLEALGQGASRRAAEQAAAAAMLQKLQDTPA from the coding sequence GTGAGCGCGCCCATCACGCTGCAAACGTTGCAATCGCGCCTGCAGCACCGGTTTTCCCGTCCCCTGTTGCTCGAGCAGGCCCTCACGCACCGAAGCTTTTCGGCCGACCACAACGAGCGGCTCGAATTTCTCGGCGACTCGGTGCTGAATCTCGCGGTCGCCCACATGCTCTACCAGGCTCTCGGCAGTGGCGCCGAAGGCGATCTGTCGCGCCTGCGCGCCCAATTGGTGCGGCAGGACAGCCTGCACCACCTGGCGATGGATCTGGGTTTCGCGCCGCTGTTGCGGCTGGGCGAGGGCGAGATGCGCTCGGGTGGCCAGCGGCGGCCGTCGATTCTGGCCGATGCGCTCGAAGCCATTATCGGGGCGGTCTACCTCGACGCTGGCCCAATGGTCGCCGACGCCCTGGTGCGCCGCCTGTTCGAGCGCGTTGAAATATCGCCCGCGACCTCGGCCGCGGCCAAGGACGCCAAGACCGCCTTGCAGGAGTGGCTGCAGGGGCGCAAGATGCGGCTGCCGCAGTATGAAGTGTCGCGTGTGCTTGGCGCGGCGCACCGCCAGACCTTCGAAGTGGTGTGCCAGGTGGCGCCGCTGGGCTTGGAAGCCCTCGGGCAGGGCGCTTCGCGGCGTGCCGCTGAACAGGCCGCTGCTGCGGCCATGCTGCAAAAACTGCAAGACACTCCTGCATGA
- a CDS encoding DUF4845 domain-containing protein: MMHQRFHSQRGISFFGLLILGVVLALLAIVGARVLPTATEYMAITKAAKKAAAEGGTVPQVRAAFDRTASVDYITSIGGKDLEITKDGDKVVVNFAYDKEIPLAGPAYLLLKYRGSSAGGYN; this comes from the coding sequence ATGATGCACCAACGCTTTCACTCCCAACGCGGTATTTCTTTCTTCGGCCTGCTCATCCTGGGCGTTGTGCTGGCGCTGCTGGCCATCGTCGGTGCGCGCGTGTTACCCACCGCCACGGAGTACATGGCGATTACCAAGGCGGCCAAGAAAGCCGCTGCCGAGGGCGGTACGGTGCCTCAGGTGCGCGCGGCGTTCGACCGTACCGCCTCGGTCGACTACATCACCTCGATCGGCGGCAAGGATCTTGAGATCACCAAGGATGGCGATAAAGTGGTCGTGAATTTCGCCTACGACAAGGAAATCCCCTTGGCGGGGCCCGCGTATCTGCTGCTCAAGTACCGCGGCTCGTCGGCGGGTGGCTACAACTGA